A part of Citrifermentans bremense genomic DNA contains:
- a CDS encoding hydrogenase small subunit — translation MKDLQQWRDGDSFGDLLKRRGVTRREFLTFCGKMAALIGVGGVFGGSKTAFAQELAGRLEAARRPSVVYLQLQECTGCVESLLRSASTPVEELVLEQISLDYNELLMAPSGEAAEQALASAQTKPHLLLVNGSVPLKDGGVYCTIGGRSARDVLERAAANATAVVAIGACAEYGCVQAASPNPTGAVGVADVIRDRPVVNISGCPPIAETISATLTYFLAYGHTPPLDGLGRPLFAYGQRIHDKCPRRASFDAGQFAERFDDQNARLGHCLYKLGCKGPATFAPCATIEWNDGVSFPIKAGHPCLGCTERHFYDRMTPFYRRLPGITVPGLGVEATANTIGVAAVAASVAAVAVHSAATVIAKHRARRAEPESLPLAVLGDREEPGVKQKEKEKDS, via the coding sequence ATGAAAGATCTTCAGCAGTGGCGCGACGGCGACAGTTTCGGAGATTTGCTGAAACGGCGGGGGGTGACACGGCGAGAATTTCTCACCTTCTGCGGCAAGATGGCGGCGCTCATCGGCGTCGGCGGGGTCTTCGGGGGAAGCAAGACCGCATTTGCGCAGGAGCTCGCGGGGAGGCTTGAGGCGGCACGGCGCCCGAGCGTGGTCTACCTGCAGTTGCAGGAGTGCACCGGCTGCGTCGAGAGCCTGCTCCGCTCGGCGAGCACCCCGGTCGAGGAACTGGTCCTGGAACAGATCTCGCTCGACTACAACGAGCTCCTGATGGCTCCCTCGGGAGAGGCGGCCGAACAGGCGCTCGCCTCAGCGCAGACAAAGCCGCACCTCCTCTTGGTGAACGGCTCGGTGCCGCTTAAAGACGGTGGCGTCTACTGCACCATCGGCGGCCGCTCCGCGCGCGACGTATTGGAGCGTGCCGCGGCCAACGCCACAGCGGTCGTCGCCATCGGTGCCTGCGCCGAGTACGGCTGCGTCCAGGCAGCCTCCCCCAACCCCACCGGCGCGGTGGGAGTAGCGGACGTGATCAGGGACCGCCCCGTGGTGAACATCAGCGGCTGTCCCCCCATCGCCGAGACCATCAGCGCCACCCTCACCTATTTCCTCGCCTATGGCCACACCCCTCCGCTCGACGGGCTAGGGCGCCCGCTTTTCGCATACGGCCAGCGCATCCACGACAAGTGCCCGCGGCGCGCAAGCTTCGACGCAGGGCAGTTCGCCGAGCGCTTCGACGACCAGAACGCCCGCCTGGGGCACTGCCTCTACAAGCTGGGGTGCAAGGGCCCCGCCACCTTCGCCCCCTGCGCCACCATCGAATGGAACGATGGGGTGAGTTTCCCCATCAAGGCCGGACACCCCTGCCTTGGCTGCACCGAGCGCCACTTCTACGACCGCATGACCCCGTTCTACCGGCGCCTCCCCGGCATTACCGTCCCGGGGCTCGGCGTGGAGGCCACCGCCAACACCATCGGCGTTGCGGCCGTCGCAGCCTCGGTCGCCGCGGTCGCGGTCCACTCCGCGGCAACCGTGATAGCCAAGCACCGGGCCCGCCGGGCCGAACCCGAAAGCCTGCCGCTGGCGGTACTGGGGGACCGGGAAGAACCAGGCGTTAAGCAGAAGGAAAAGGAGAAGGATTCCTAA
- a CDS encoding pilus assembly protein — protein sequence MRKGRVPSALPRILFWLCILNLCLLAAAGKLLAAEAFPGLPWCSVPPSAGAGVKPNLLLMLDNSGSLYDLAYTDPSAYCIDDTYSNANSYPGYFEEGTVYSYDFISGSFKASAGTLPAGCDTVDNGYLCVGMAPAVAPAKNRTVNRFLASGRFLNWLTMSKLDLEKKVLTGGKYLAAAGSGMLLAESRGCRGEKYMKITSDAPQVTFAVRGPAATDPDYLDAEHAGGLTRIEVYDKQYNVKECAKAVSDFQAGNKNLLRKGGANCLGESNWWEGKSQDGKDIPSAYKTYNDAMANCFLDPTKVFNPVIAGDCNLRIYNIYHQQPERISLIPGAYDRICGRNIKHPRYLDESGYLGEFWDGHGISGGVGAENEAREFCREAIKKAPATDPLDSASMSGNMEVPAYLLELGLLNLGAVTATLQARVVVPSAPSGVIQEFASAINFGAMIFNDSGAASECKAEEVPFGAIPCRKVKHCLKSGVDSGSTCVSSADCDPGYGCVELPAGSDGGRIAAAVDSNVGDHSSGLIATLDRIRADAWTPLAESFYNAMGYFSGRTDMRLQSGDFRTSPSNYSCQKNNVLILTDGTSSADRHKAVNDFVADAVTRWGNGGGMPDSKTTVSGDPLPLFQGSYNLDDLAWIARNRSLADFSQVPASNKDYISTYVVYTGPPCASRDKTGVCLGDESVAEKMMQLTALNGGGKIANAQDLETLEKALRGMMQDIAGGSGTSPAMLSTGERNGALYLQDEFHPLKSFDGGKTSAAWIGEMQALWYYIDPLLGSMTGEGSTVREDTPEQKTLKLKENLVVNFVFDSSRNESHAYLLKDSNGDGIGDSNPAHEDRFITDQPAEVSPDDLRSLWRAGRSLWLRSSSHRTIYTQLSGELVDFTSTGLDTSSNRAGINDLLQASGEQEANNIINYVRGANIPGYRSRSVVVPGVNQDHASVWKLGDIISSSPQMQSAVPLGSYHLPVPRGYGDTTYGEFIGTESYKDRGMVYVGANDGMLHAFRLGTLAPNVTGDTVARLEGDSLGREEWAFVPKNALPYLKYLGHPNYRHLYYVDGGLTLADVRIGSGAGIDSWRTVLIGGMGLGGASCASGKDCVTLPSATASDKVGYSSYFALDVTDPEAPKLLWEFSDPRLGFATAGSAILRSGDKWFAVLGSGPTGPIDTASQQFLGHSSQPLRFFVLDLATGTPLRTIDTGIAEAFAGSLSGGGIDADKWHPFSPTTNPGNYQDDALYVGYTKRLGTKELWSDGGVGRIATKESSNPADWVWNPLMDGIGPVTSGIARLQDRSKQNLWLFFGGGRYFFKEDDLKAPENRRLALYGVKEPCYPKVEGTSKQDRFDATCLTQPGEKTKVLASALVDQSDGTLEKKVKPEDPGWRIALDGGSGELGDERLLTTATASTSGAVFFSTFKPSYNPCQFGASSLWRVTYNTGLEVPNGLVKGRALVRVATGALQPMDLGGGFTQKDNRRTGGVDGKPGGIKLVTNSGLRPLKKIIHIQER from the coding sequence ATGAGAAAAGGTAGAGTGCCCAGCGCGTTGCCGCGCATCCTTTTTTGGCTCTGCATCCTGAATCTCTGCCTGCTGGCGGCCGCGGGGAAACTCCTTGCGGCCGAAGCTTTTCCGGGACTGCCCTGGTGCAGCGTCCCCCCTTCGGCGGGAGCCGGGGTAAAGCCCAACCTGCTGCTCATGCTGGACAATTCCGGGAGCCTCTACGATCTCGCATATACGGACCCCAGCGCCTACTGCATCGACGACACCTACTCCAACGCCAACTCCTACCCCGGATACTTCGAGGAAGGTACTGTCTACAGCTACGACTTCATTTCCGGCAGCTTCAAGGCATCCGCCGGCACGCTGCCGGCGGGGTGCGACACGGTGGACAACGGCTACCTCTGTGTCGGTATGGCGCCTGCCGTTGCTCCGGCAAAAAATCGCACCGTGAACCGCTTCCTCGCCAGCGGCAGGTTCCTCAACTGGCTGACCATGTCCAAGCTGGACCTGGAAAAAAAGGTGCTGACCGGCGGGAAATATCTGGCGGCCGCAGGCTCCGGGATGCTTCTGGCTGAAAGCCGCGGCTGCCGGGGGGAGAAGTACATGAAGATTACCTCGGATGCCCCCCAGGTCACCTTCGCGGTGCGTGGCCCTGCCGCCACCGATCCTGACTATCTGGACGCTGAGCATGCTGGCGGACTGACCAGGATCGAGGTCTATGACAAGCAGTACAACGTGAAGGAGTGCGCCAAGGCGGTGAGCGATTTCCAGGCAGGGAACAAGAATCTGCTCCGCAAGGGAGGGGCGAACTGCCTGGGAGAAAGCAACTGGTGGGAGGGAAAAAGTCAAGATGGCAAAGACATTCCCAGCGCCTATAAGACCTACAACGACGCCATGGCCAACTGTTTTCTCGACCCCACCAAGGTCTTCAACCCCGTCATCGCGGGCGACTGCAACCTCAGGATCTACAACATCTATCACCAGCAACCTGAAAGAATAAGCCTGATTCCCGGGGCCTATGACCGTATCTGCGGCAGAAATATCAAGCATCCGCGTTACCTAGACGAATCGGGCTACCTGGGTGAGTTCTGGGACGGGCACGGCATAAGCGGCGGAGTGGGGGCGGAAAACGAGGCACGCGAGTTCTGCCGTGAGGCGATAAAAAAGGCGCCCGCCACCGATCCGCTGGACAGCGCGAGTATGTCGGGAAACATGGAAGTCCCCGCATACCTCCTGGAGTTGGGGCTTTTGAACCTGGGGGCGGTGACGGCGACGCTGCAGGCACGGGTCGTGGTCCCTTCGGCGCCGTCCGGGGTGATCCAGGAATTTGCCTCCGCCATCAACTTCGGAGCCATGATCTTTAACGACAGCGGTGCCGCTTCCGAGTGCAAGGCGGAGGAGGTCCCCTTTGGGGCGATCCCCTGCCGAAAGGTCAAGCACTGCCTGAAGTCGGGAGTGGACTCTGGAAGCACGTGTGTTAGCTCCGCCGATTGCGACCCGGGGTACGGCTGCGTTGAACTTCCTGCGGGAAGCGACGGGGGGAGGATCGCCGCCGCCGTCGACTCCAACGTAGGGGATCACAGCTCCGGGCTGATCGCGACCCTCGACCGGATCAGGGCCGATGCCTGGACCCCTCTTGCTGAATCCTTTTACAACGCAATGGGCTACTTCTCTGGCCGCACCGACATGCGCCTGCAAAGTGGGGATTTCAGGACGAGCCCCTCCAACTACAGCTGCCAAAAGAACAACGTCCTCATCCTCACCGACGGGACCTCTTCAGCCGATCGCCATAAGGCGGTGAACGATTTCGTCGCCGACGCGGTGACGCGCTGGGGGAACGGAGGAGGGATGCCCGACTCGAAGACGACTGTCTCCGGCGATCCACTTCCCCTGTTCCAGGGGAGCTACAACCTGGATGACCTCGCCTGGATTGCCAGGAACAGGAGCCTTGCCGACTTCTCGCAGGTGCCGGCATCCAACAAGGACTACATCTCCACCTACGTGGTCTATACCGGCCCCCCCTGCGCGTCCCGGGACAAAACCGGCGTGTGCCTGGGCGATGAGAGCGTGGCTGAGAAAATGATGCAGCTCACCGCCCTCAACGGTGGGGGGAAGATCGCCAACGCCCAGGACCTGGAGACGTTGGAAAAGGCGCTGCGCGGGATGATGCAGGACATAGCGGGAGGCTCCGGCACCTCGCCCGCCATGCTCTCTACCGGCGAGCGCAACGGTGCCCTTTATCTGCAGGACGAGTTTCACCCGTTGAAGAGCTTCGACGGTGGGAAGACGTCCGCTGCCTGGATCGGCGAGATGCAGGCGCTTTGGTACTACATCGATCCGCTGCTCGGGAGCATGACCGGGGAGGGGAGCACCGTCAGGGAGGACACACCGGAGCAAAAGACGCTGAAGCTCAAGGAAAACCTGGTGGTGAACTTCGTTTTCGACAGCTCCAGAAACGAAAGCCATGCCTATCTCCTCAAGGACAGCAACGGCGACGGCATCGGCGACAGTAACCCCGCACACGAGGACAGATTCATCACCGACCAGCCTGCCGAGGTCTCGCCGGACGACCTGCGCAGCCTTTGGCGGGCCGGGCGGAGCCTTTGGCTTAGGAGCTCGTCGCATCGCACCATATACACCCAGCTCTCGGGGGAACTCGTCGATTTCACCAGCACAGGCCTCGACACATCCTCGAACCGTGCCGGGATCAACGATCTTTTGCAGGCATCCGGTGAGCAGGAAGCAAACAACATAATCAACTACGTCAGGGGAGCAAATATCCCCGGGTACAGAAGCCGCAGCGTGGTCGTGCCGGGGGTGAACCAGGATCATGCCTCGGTCTGGAAGCTGGGTGACATCATCTCCTCTTCCCCGCAGATGCAGTCCGCGGTGCCGCTGGGGAGCTATCACCTGCCGGTGCCCAGGGGGTACGGCGACACAACCTACGGTGAATTCATAGGCACCGAGTCCTATAAAGATCGCGGCATGGTGTACGTGGGGGCCAACGACGGGATGCTGCACGCGTTCCGGCTGGGGACGCTCGCTCCCAACGTCACCGGGGACACCGTGGCTCGTCTTGAGGGGGATAGCCTGGGCCGGGAGGAGTGGGCTTTCGTCCCCAAGAACGCGCTTCCCTACCTCAAGTACCTGGGCCATCCCAACTACCGCCACCTCTACTACGTCGACGGCGGCCTCACCCTTGCCGATGTCCGGATCGGCAGCGGTGCTGGTATCGACAGTTGGCGTACCGTTCTCATCGGGGGGATGGGGCTTGGGGGGGCGAGTTGCGCCAGTGGTAAAGACTGCGTTACCTTGCCCTCCGCCACCGCCTCCGACAAGGTAGGATATTCCTCCTACTTCGCCCTGGATGTCACCGACCCGGAAGCTCCGAAGCTGCTCTGGGAGTTCAGCGATCCGCGGCTTGGCTTCGCCACGGCCGGCAGCGCCATCCTTCGCTCTGGCGACAAGTGGTTCGCTGTGTTGGGCTCAGGGCCGACCGGTCCGATCGACACAGCTTCGCAGCAGTTTCTCGGGCACTCCAGCCAGCCCCTCAGGTTCTTCGTCCTTGATCTTGCCACCGGAACCCCTTTGCGGACCATCGATACCGGGATTGCGGAGGCCTTTGCCGGCTCCTTGAGCGGGGGAGGGATCGACGCAGACAAATGGCACCCGTTCTCACCCACCACCAACCCCGGCAACTACCAGGACGACGCCCTCTACGTAGGCTACACCAAGAGGCTCGGGACCAAGGAGCTTTGGAGCGACGGGGGGGTGGGGCGGATTGCCACCAAGGAGAGTTCCAATCCAGCCGACTGGGTCTGGAACCCGCTCATGGACGGCATCGGCCCGGTAACCAGCGGTATAGCCCGGCTTCAGGACCGCAGTAAGCAGAACCTATGGCTTTTCTTCGGGGGGGGGAGGTACTTCTTCAAGGAAGACGACCTAAAGGCGCCGGAGAACCGGAGGCTCGCCCTGTACGGGGTGAAGGAACCCTGTTATCCGAAGGTGGAGGGAACCTCGAAACAGGACAGGTTCGACGCAACCTGCCTTACCCAGCCGGGAGAGAAGACAAAAGTTCTTGCCTCCGCGCTGGTGGACCAAAGTGACGGGACCCTGGAGAAGAAGGTTAAACCGGAGGATCCGGGATGGCGCATCGCCCTGGATGGCGGTTCAGGCGAGCTGGGGGACGAGAGGCTCCTTACCACCGCGACTGCCAGCACCAGCGGGGCCGTCTTCTTCAGCACCTTTAAGCCCAGCTACAACCCCTGCCAGTTCGGCGCCTCCTCGCTCTGGCGCGTCACCTACAACACCGGTCTTGAGGTGCCGAATGGCCTCGTAAAGGGGAGAGCGCTGGTGCGAGTGGCGACAGGCGCCCTCCAGCCTATGGACCTGGGAGGAGGGTTCACGCAGAAGGACAACAGGCGCACCGGCGGAGTGGACGGCAAGCCCGGCGGCATCAAGCTTGTGACCAACAGCGGGCTGCGTCCGCTGAAGAAGATCATCCACATTCAGGAACGCTGA